In Populus nigra chromosome 10, ddPopNigr1.1, whole genome shotgun sequence, the following proteins share a genomic window:
- the LOC133705858 gene encoding zinc finger CCCH domain-containing protein 11-like, producing the protein MPPKQSKADLAKKQKIVEDKTFGLKNKSKSKNVQKYVQNLQQAVQPKLDPSKIAAKKKKEEEKAREKELNDLFKVAVSQPKVPVGVDPKSILCEFFKAGQCAKGFKCKFSHDLNVQRKGEKIDIYSDKRDEDTMEDWDQETLEKVVESKKTEYNQNKPTDIVCKYFLEVVEKKQYGWFWSCPNGGKDCHYRHALPPGYVLKSQMKALLEEEADKIPIEEEIENQRAKLTASTPMTPELFTQWKMKKAEEREAGLAAKRAERAKNDRMSGRELFLSDSSVFVDDAEAYENYQRGEELVVTEEKSKVNSAAVPSTSTGAVADTEEDLPDEDEDDDELDMDELNELEASLSKTSVQTHGPGIKASS; encoded by the exons ATGCCTCCAAAGCAATCAAAAGCCGATTTGGCGAAGAAGCAAAAGATCGTTGAAGATAAAACGTTTGGTCTGAAAAACAAGAGCAAGAGCAAAAACGTTCAAAAATATGTCCAAAATCTTCAACAAGCCGTCCAGCCCAAACTAGACCCTAGTAAAATCGCCGCCAag aaaaagaaagaggaagagaaagCAAGAGAAAAGGAGCTGAATGATCTGTTCAAAGTTGCTGTTAGTCAGCCCAAAGTGCCAGTCG GTGTCGATCCCAAGTCTATACTATGTGAATTTTTCAAGGCAGGGCAGTGTGCTAAAGGTTTCAAATGTAAGTTTTCGCATGATTTGAATGTTCAGAGAAAGGGTGAAAAGATTGATATTTACAGCGATAAGCGTGATGAAG ACACTATGGAGGATTGGGATCAAGAGACTCTGGAGAAGGTTGTGGAGTCGAAGAAGACTGAATATAACCAGAATAAACCGACTGATATC GTTTGCAAGTACTTTCTGGAAGTAGTGGAGAAGAAACAATATGGCTGGTTTTGGTCTTGCCCAAATGGTGGTAAAGACTGCCACTACAGACATGCTCTTCCTCCAggatatgttttaaaatctcaaatgaaGGCACTTCTAGAAGAAGAGGCAGACAAAATTCCTATTGAAGAAGAGATTGAAAATCAG CGTGCAAAATTAACGGCCTCAACTCCAATGACTCCTGAGCTGTTTACACAATGGAAGATGAAGAAGGCGGAAGAAAGAGAGGCTGGCTTGGCCGCAAAACGAGCAGAAAGAGCTAAGAATGATAGGATGAG TGGCCGGGAGCTGTTCCTCTCTGATTCAAGTGTATTTGTGGATGATGCTGAGGCATATGAAAATTACCAGAGGGGAGAAGAACTTGTGGTTACTGAAGAGAAG TCCAAGGTCAATTCAGCAGCAGTGCCAAGCACATCGACAGGGGCAGTTGCTGATACAGAAGAGGACCTACCTGAcgaggatgaagatgatgacGAGCTGGATATGGATGAGCTAAATGAGCTTGAAGCTAGCTTGTCAAAAACATCTGTTCAAACCCATGGGCCAGGTATTAAGGCGTCatcttga